DNA from Triticum aestivum cultivar Chinese Spring chromosome 7D, IWGSC CS RefSeq v2.1, whole genome shotgun sequence:
GGCTGAGGTTGTACCGCTTCCACGCGTGCTTGACGATCTCGGAGCTGTCGATGTACGGCGGCACGACGACGGCGGTGACCGTGTCGCTGAAGTTCTCCTCCTTCGCGGTGCAGTTCTTGAGCCCCCACGCCGCCACCGCCAGCCTGGTTCAGATTCATCCATTTTTCATCAGGCCgtcatgcaggcagagacagaaaaGGATTGGTGGAGCAGGGTGGGTACGTACCTTGTTGCGGTGCCGAGGCGTGTGTGCCTCTTGATGACGTTGTCGAGGCCCTCctcgaagaggaggtcgaggccggCGCGGAGGCCGTAGAGGAGCTGGATGGAGGGCGTGTAGGGCCAGTAGGTGCCCATCTTGTAGAACTTGAGGTAGTCCTTCCAGTCGAAGAAGACGCGCACCGACTTGGCCGTCTTGGCCGCCTCCAGCGCCTTGGGGCTGGCGCACACGATGCCCAGCCCCGTCGGCAGCGACAGCGCCTTCTGCGACCCCGTCAGCGCCACGTCCACGCCCCACTCGTCCATGCGGAAGTCCAGCGCGCAGATGGACGACACCCCGTCCACCAGCAGCAGCGCCGGGTGCCGGTACGCATCTGCATCACACATATCATCATCCACACGTAAGTATATCAAGCTCGATGCATGCAAGAGGTAGCTAGATTAGCTTGGATGGAGCGCGGTCGACGGACCGAGGAGCTTGCGGACGGCGTGGAGGTCGTTGGTGACGCCGGTGGCGGTCTCGTTGTGGACGATGCAGATGGCCTTGATGGTGTGCTGCGAGTCAGTGCGGAGCTTGGACTCGAGGGCGCCGAGGTCGGCGCCGTAGCCCCAGTCGGACTCCACCACGTCCACGCTGAAGCCGAGGCGCTGCTGCTGGTCGATCCACAGCAGGCTGAACTGCCCCAGCGAGAAGGACACGATCCGGTCCCCCGGGGAGAGCGTGTTGGTGAGCGCGCTCTCCCAGGCGCCGGTGCCGGTGGTGGGGAAGAGGAAGGGGGTGCCGGTGGTGGTCTTGAAGATCTTCTTCACGTCCTCCAGCAGGGTCTTGGTGAGGGCAGGGATCGCCGGCGAGCGGTAGTCCTCGTTCTGCCGGCTCATGGCGCGGATCACCTGGTCCGGGATGTTCACCGGCCCAGGGACGAACAGGTGGTTCCGGCCTGGCCCATTCATGTAGTCCATCTTGCTGCGATGCGGACAGTAGAGTAGAGACCAAACACGGGCTCTGTGGTTAAAATCAACAGAAAATCCTGGAAACAACGGGCTGAATCTACTTTCCTGGTCTATCTGCTCATTTTCATTTTTGCTGTTAGCAGTGCAAGCTATCTCAAAAAAAAAAGTTAGCAGTGCAAGCGGCAGCGGCCACTGTTTTTAGGCCATTTTAAGACTTTGTAGTGTGTTTGCAGCAGGatgctatttttgcttgttttgttCTGTTTTTTCCTGATAGTGGAATTCGATCTGTTTTCTGGATTGTACGGGAAAAATTATGCTCATTTTTCATGCTAACCTAGAGCCCGTTTTCAAATAGATGGCCTAAAAAAACATTTCACTGCCTTGATCTTATTGTAGCACTTTCTACTTTATCCAGAAAGTTAAGTCGTCTTGTAAGAAATATCATTTAATCTTTGCGACGTCTACAATATTTAATTGGAAAACCTGTTTATTTACCGTTCGTTCTTAGACTGAAACAATATTTCCCAGAAAAATCTAAGAATGTTATCAATCAATGTTTCTCTATAAAAAATATATTTCTCACAGAAGCATAGCAAAATGGCCCCCAGAAAGAAAACTTAGTAGAATACCAATCACTACCTTTTTTTAGAACTACCAATCACTACCGTAAGAGTAAGTATAACAGTActcttgccatctctcaaattaaGAAGACGAGGGCTACTTGGACACTCAGGCGGTAGTGGTAAATAAACTACTCAAGGAAGCCTTAATAAGTGTTCTAAACGATCCTAGAACGAAAGATTAAGCTGCACGCACGCAAAAGCCTGTGACATGGCACACTGCCCGCGTGCTTATCCGGGCGACAGTACTCAGAAACAGGAGAACCAATCAATCAATCGAGTCATACGCAAGCTATTCCTCTCCGTTAAATCACACTCCCGCGAGCTTCGCCGAGCAATACTCCGTACTAAAAAAGTACTGTATTTGCAAACTCCGGCTACTACAAGAAAATCGGTATTACTGCGCCGACCGCTAGAGCTTCGGTAAGACGGCACTGATGAGCCGGCAAATACAAGTAGAATTCATCAAAGGGAAGTGTTAGACAGACGGAGAAGCGTGCGTGTACCTTTTTCTCGCCGGTGACCAGGGGAGGAGCCGCGGTAATACGTGCGAAGGAGAGGAGGATAGGATGGACGGAGGCTATATAGGAGCCATGACGGCCAACGGGCAGGGCCTCCGTGGGGCCCACCGGGCGTCCTGCGTGGCAGATAAGGCGGCCTGCCATGAGGCCCTCAGAGCTCGCCCCACGGAGTGGCACTCCTCCTTCCGCGGTGAAGCTGATGTGATCCCTTCCCTTCCCTGGTCTGAGGACGACATGTATGGCTTGTGAGATGACTCATCGTAATCGACCCGCCTTCGTAAAAATGGAACAGTATATTCTTCGAGCTTCACTTCAAGAGCAATTAATCTTCCTTTGGCCGCAGTGTAGTTTGTATTCAGTAGGGCAGTTTTTGAACCACCATCGAGCGGAATACCGGCTAGCATGTGCAGTTAGGACATCTCCAATACCAACTTTCAAATCACCCGTAACAGTTTAGACCGGTGGCTTGAACGTGTTGTGTCATCCAACGCGGGTTTGAATCGATCCGCTCGACGGTCTAGATTCATTATTCTCGTATAAACCGGAGATAAACTAGAAGACTTTGCGGGCGTCTGGACAACAGCCACGCTCGCGTCCGACTAACCTGGTCCAGAGCGTCTGTGCTGCATTCATATGCCCGGCCAAAGCGGCGTGACCTCTCATCGATGTCAGCATTGAAGCGACGTGCCAACGACTGCTCACCGTTCAAACGACACCACGTCGGTCCGTCGCCcctacattaatgatatgcggttgccgaggaacctactccggcgccacccGTCCGCCCCTGCCGCCCACCATTAACCTCACCGTCATGGCCCATTGCCATATGTCTGCTATATAAACTCCATCCCCGGCCATAGCCGGAGTCATCCTCCTCCGGTCCCTTTCTCCTCTCCGCACTAGCCCGACATGGCCTCCTCACGCTCCAAAGCACTTTGGGACACCCTCTCGTCGgagcagaagaaggagatggccacTATTGCTGTCGGCTGGCAGGTGGGCCAGCAGACGACGGTGGCAACAACCCAATGGAGGACGAGGCGGCGCCACCCTCCTCGCCGGTGCATGCGGACCTCCCCATCGGCGAGTCCCGTGCGCACTACACGGACATgccgcaggaggaggaggaggccaagttCCAGCAGGCGTAGGCCGACCAGGCCTACTACCTCCGCCTCCTCGAGGAGCCCCGGCGTGCGGAGGAGCTGCTCACCGCCCGCACATCCATCATGCCTGACGTGGACGTGCCCAAGCAGGAGACGTTGCTCGAGTCCTACCGCTCCGCACGCGAGATTCGTCACGACCGCTGGTGGTACCGCCAACGTCAGGCGGAGTTAGAAGCCGCCTACAAGGAGTTCGACGAGGCGACGGATGAGATGTGGGGCAAGAGCGATGAGGAGGAAGACATCATCAGCTCCGCCACGGCCGCGCCCCGtcgccacgaccatgaagccggcaCGTCCGCAGGCActgccggcagcgaggaagagtagtgcatggtaggtcgCGGCCGCTCAGATCCCAAGAAGACCACCGCTCCTCCCCTCATGTTGAAGCCAAACTTAGTGGGCTGAACATCGTCGGCTTATTAGCTGCATGGCGGTGACGTGGAGGCAGACAACTTCACTTCATGAGGCTCCGGAGGCGGAGCTCGAGAGCACCGAGGCGGAACTGAAGAAGGCGAAGCttcagttctcggggctcatggccggacatgggGAATAGGCGCccgcgatcatttagattaggtttagagTAGGGTTGAGTCCGGTTtatatgaaaaaaatgaatttCGTCTGATTTATACGAAAAATGTCCAAATAGTAATGAATGTGATTCGGTTTATATAAAAATCCATCGTGTTTGCATCAATTTCGTTTGTTCTGTTGAACTGTGTTTGAAATATATGCGAGCAACGCTGAATAGCTGTCTCTCTAGTATCAGTGTCCGCGGACTGGTCTTCTGTTCATGGACGAATGATGGAACAAATTTACGGGCCAGCTTCGAAGATACCCTTTTATCTGTACCATTGTACCAACATGCCCCGAAATCACTGGATTACAACAACCTGGCTTGGATACATGAATCTATATCTGTACCATCGTATCTACAGGAAATGGACTGGTCCACGTGTAAAATTGCTGCCCCAGAATGCAGTCCAGTGCATTGGATCGCCTAAAGGAAATACGAAAATACTACACACGCGCGCAGTAAACAACGGACTTTACGGACCCCCCCAACGTGCCCTCATTTAATTGCCCCCCTGATTTCCAGGTGTGGGCCGCCTCACTTAATTTAATTCCAACCAATCAGGACCTAATCACCCCGTAAATCCCTCGTGAAGGGTCCGTGCGTCTAGCATCTCTCAAGGAAATATCTTTTTGTTCAGCGCATGGAGCTCTGGGATAAAATGACACGTTAACTCGACTCCAACCGGAGCCAATCTGCAAGCCACGGGCGTAGATGCGCCCACGTCGGCCTCCGGGCAGGATGTTATCGCTTCATCTCTGCTTTGCGGTGTCCCTGGAAACCCAACACAAATTTTGGTTCTCTGAGTTTTCATCTTTAAAGACTAGAGACAAATGGGAAAAGCAATAGCCGCAGCGTAGCAGGAAAATGAAAATGCAGGGGAAGGTCGTAGCTAGGGCAGGTGAAATGAGCTGTATTGAGGACGGACTTGAGAGTCGGAGCACAAGCTTGGAAGTATCCCCGCTGCCTGCTTGACTGTTTTGTCTGCTCTGCCGCAGGTGAGATGAAACTGCACACTTGAAGAAGATTTTTCTTTCGATTATATTTGTATTGAGTTTTTTTTCGGGGAATATTTTTATGGAGTTGCAGGAGTAAGACTTACAACcggctgtagcacagactccaaaaAACTATGTGAGATTGTAAGGTGGGTCATATGGTAATAAAGTAACACCGTTTAGCTAACTATTATATATGTTAACTATTATATTGACtataaatgacatggcaacatgttaTAGTCAGCAatcggctatattattaaccatgctcttaagaGAGTATGTTTGATATTTATTAGGCATCGACGGGCTTGGGCTGCCCCCGAAAATGGGGAGGAGGGGGTTGCGATTACGTGAAGGAGATAGCAAATCTCAGGAATAAGGCAGGTGATTACATGAGATCTGTGCCAAAAGTTGTGCCAAAAGAGTCCACCgtatataggtagatatgatggactctttTGGCACAACTTTGTGTTTCATGAATTTGGATGCACAatcagtattcctgcttagtatagGCAAAGGCTAATAAATAGATTGTAAATTGACCAATTAGAGAGTGACAATGGTCATAATCATGCATTGTGAATAATTAACATTGAACGTGAGCATGAGTAGTATATAAAAACTCTAAACATAAATATTATACAAGTTGcattggttttgaatcaactacatgtgtgaacatgtgccaagtcaaaccaCTTGAATTCTTCAGAGGAGGATAACATCCTAACATATCACATCATAATTAATTCAATGCATGTTGACACTCAAGATAACATATTAtctactcctagctacttaagcatggcatgagcaactataatatctaattatcATCACAAGCATGTTTACTCATAATATGTTGAATTAGGACTACTGAGTTGaatagtttccttatggaccccgttgctacgggagggtatgacaaaagatgtcatgcaagttcttatcataagcacatatgactatatacggaatacatgtgtacattacattgatgaattggagttagttctgtgtcactctaggtTGTGAttattacatgatgaatgtcatccaacacaaatacacgtcattgatccaatgcccgcgcttttcatatattgatctttgctaagttaataCTACTTTtgttgttacaattgctacaaaactgctactattatgttaccgttactattactaCTGTTACCACttctatcaaactatcatattactatgctactgatcactctgctgATATCTAGttctccgggtgtggttgaattgacaactcaactgttaatacttgcaaatattctttgactccccttgtgttgagtcaacatatttgggttgaatactctatcctcgaaaactattgtgatcccctatacttgtgagttatcagagggggtaatcataagtgggttgcttgttcaagtaagaataacacccaagcattggtccacccacatatcaaattatcaaaataacgaGCGTGAATCAATTAAACATGATGAAAATGACTAGACgacaattctcatgtgtcctcgagaacgctttgcttattataagagaacattccgacttgtcctttgctataaagaggattgtgccaccttgctgcacctttgttaatATTGCTTGTTTTTACTTGTTACGAGTTATCTTactacaaaactatctatcactattacttttagcacttgcagagaataccttgctgaaaaccgcttctcATTTTCTTCCGCCCCTCGTTGTGATCGACACTCTTAcatatagaaaggactacgattgatccccttacttgtgggtcatcaagactcttttctgacgccgtttctggggagtgaagcgcctttggtaagtggaatttgataaggaaacatttatatcacatgctgaaatttactgtcacttgtcactatggaaaataatccttgaggggtttgttcggggtatcttcacctcgaccagaagtgataagagttgcccctcaacctactaaacctattgaaaatatttattatgagattccttcgggtcTGTTAGAGAatctactagctaatccttatgcaagagatggaacggtacatcctgatatgcacttaatctatgtggatgaaatttgtgatttttttaagcttgcaggtttatccaaggatggagttaagaagaaggttttaccTTTATATTTGGAGGTAaatacattgacatggtatagattAATTGATGATATTGGAACGTGGGAttggaaccgattgaaattggaatttcattagaattttatcctatgcatctggttcatcgtgatcggaattgtatatataatttttgtcctcgtgaaggagaaagtatcactcaagcttgggggaggcttaagtggGGTCTTATTCTACTGGTTcctttatgcttggctttctcatgtTGATCTCTCAAGagcttttatgctcggctttctcataatgatcgatccatgctcgattcGTCTTCTGCTGGTTCCTTTGTGaaaaaactattgaattcaaacggagtcttctggaaagaattaaacacaactctgaagattgggaaatcgATAAAGATAAATAGTCAGGTATAAAACTTGAGTCTGATTTTGTTAAACCTTTTATGGAACtgatgcttttcataagtttagtactaaatatggacttgactctgagatagtagcatcCTTTTGTGAAtcgtttgctactcatgttgatctccctaaagataagTAGATTAAATCTCatcctgttgggaatcgtagcataattttaaacttttcctacgctcaccaagatgcatctatggagtatactagcaacgagggaaaggagtgcatctacatacccttgtagatcgcgagcggaagcgttccaatgaacgtggatgacggagtcgtactcgccgtgatccaaatcaccgatgaccgagtgccgaacggacggcacctccgcgttcaacacacgtacggtgcagcgacgtctcctccttcttgatccagcaagggggaaggagaggttgatggagatccagcagcacgacggcgtggtggtggatgcagcgggatgtcggcagggcttcgccgagcttatacgagagagagagaggtgttgcaggggaggagggaggcgcccaaggctgtgttattgctgccctccctccccccctttatataggcccccgggagggggggggcgccggccacaacccatctagggcaaggggcggcggccaaggggggggggacttgccccccaaggcaagtggggcgccccccaccctagggtttccaaccctaggcgcaggggaaggcccatggggggcgccccagcccactaggggctggttaccctcccacttcaacccatggggccctccgggataggtggccccaccggtggacccccgggacccttccggtggtcccggtacaataccggtaaccccgaaactttcccggtggccgaaacttgacttcctatatataattcttcacctccggaccattccggaactcctcgtgacgtccgggatctcatccgggactccgaacaactttcgggtttccgcatacacatatctctacaaccctagcgtcaccgaaccttaagtgtgtagaccctacgggttcgggagacatgcagacatgaccgagacgcctctccggtcaataaccaacagcgggatctggatacccatgttggctcccacatgttccacgatgatctcatcggatgaaccacgatgtcgaggattcaatcaatcccgtatacaattccctttgtcaatcggtatgttacttgcccgagattcgatcgtcggtatcccaataccttgttcaatctcgttaccggcaagtctctttactcgtaccgcaatgcatgatcccgtgactaacgccttagtcacattgagctcattatgatgatgcattaccgagtgggcccagagatacctctccgtcacacggagtgacaaatcccagtctcgatccgtgccaacccaacagacactttcggagatacccgtagtgcacctttatagtcacccagttacgttgtgacgtttggcacacccaaagcactcctacggtatccgggagttgcacgatctcatggtctaaggaaaagatacttgacattggaaaagctctagcaaacgaaactacacgatcttttatgctatgcttaggattgggtcttgtccatcacatcattctcctaatgatgtgatcccgttatcaacgacatcccatgtccatagtcaggaaaccatgactatctgttgatcaacgagctagtcaactagaggctcactagggacacgttgtggtctatgtattcacacatgtattacgatttccggacaatacaattatagcatgaaaaacaATACAtgaaaaaatataataataaccatttattattgcctctagggcatatttccaacagtctcccacttgcactagagtcaataatctagttacattgtgatgaatcgaacacccattgcgtcctggtgttgatcatgttttgctctagggagaggtttagtcaacggatctgctacattcaggtccgtatgtactttacaaatatctatgtctccattttgaacactttcacgaatggagttgaagcgacgcttgatatgcctggtcttcctgtgaaacctgggctccttcgcaagggcaatagctccagtgttgtcacagaagagagtcatcgggcccgacgcattgggaatcacccctaggtcggtaatgaactccttcatccagactgcttcctgtgctgcctccgaggctgccatgtactccgcttcacatgtagatcccgccacgacgctttgcttgcaactgcaccagcttactgctcctccattcaaaatatacacgtatccggtttgtgacttcgagtcatccagatctgtgtcgaagctagcgtcgacgtaaccctttacgacgagctcttcgtcacctccataaacgagaaacatatccttagtccttttcaggtacttcaggatattcttgaccgctgtccagtgttccatgccgggattactttggtaccttcctaccaaactcacggcaaggtttacatcaggtctggtacacagcatggcatacataatagaccctatggccgaggcataggggatgacactcatcttttctctatcttctgccgtggtcgggcattgagccgtgctcaattgcacaccttgcaatacaggcaagaaccccttcttggactgatccatattgaacttcttcaatatcttgtcaaggtatgtactttgtgaaagaccaatgaggcgtcttgatctatctctatagatcttgatgcctaatatataagcagcttctccaaggtccttcattgaaaaacacttattcaaataggcctttatactttccaagaattctatatcatttcccatcaataatatgtcatccacatataatatgagaaatgctacagagctcccactcactttcttgtaaacacaggcttctccataagtctgtgtaaacccaaacgctttgatcatctcatcaaagcgaatgttccaactccgagatgcttgcaccagcccataaattgagcgctggagcttgcatactttgttagcattcttaggatcgacaaaaccttccggctgcatcatatacaactcttccttaaggaagccattaaggaatgccgttttgacgtccatctgccatatctcataatcatagtatgcggcaattgctaacatgattcggacggacttcagcttcgctacgggtgagaaagtctcatcgtagtcaaccccttgaacttgtcgataacccttagcgacaagtcgagccttatagatggtcacattaccatccgcgtctgtcttcttcttaaagatccatttgttttctatggctcgccgatcatcgggcaagtcagtcaaagtccatacttcgttttcatacatggatcctatctcggatttcatggcttctagccatttgtcggaatccgggcccgccatcgcttcttcatagttcgaaggttcaccgttgtctaacaacatgatttccaggacagggttgccgtaccactctggtgcggaacgtgtccttgtggacctacgaagttcagtagtaacttgatccgaagcttcatgatcatcatcattaacttcctccccagtcggtgtaggcaccacaggaacattttcccgcgctgcgctactttccggttcggaaggggtgactatcacctcatcaagttccactttcctcccactcaattctttcgagagaaactccttctccagaaaggacccgttcttggcaacgaagatcttgccttcggatctgaggtagaaggtatacccaatggtttccttagggtatcctatgaagacgcatttttccgacttgggttcgagcttttcaggttgaagtttcttgacataagcatcgcatccccaaacttttagaaacggcagcttaggtttcttcccaaaccataattcatacggtgtcgtctcaacggatttcgacggagccctatttaaagtgaatgcggcagtctctaaagcatagccccaaaatgagagcggtaaatcggtaagagacatcatagatcgcaccatatccaatagagtgcgattacgacgttcggacacaccgtttcgctgaggtgttccaggcggcgtgagttgtgaaacgattccacatttccttaagtgtgcaccaaattcgtgacttaaatattctccaccacgatctgatcgtaagaattttattctcctgtcacgttgattctcaacctcactctgaaattccttgaacttttcaaaggtttcagacttgtgtttcattaggtagacatacccatatctacttaagtcatcagtgagagtaagaacataacgatatcctccgcgagcctcaacactcattggaccgcacacatcggtatgtatgatttccaataagttggttgctcgctccattgttccggagaacggagtcttggtcatcttacccatgaggcatggttcgcacgtgtcaaatgattcgtaatcaagagactccaaaagtccatctgcatggagcttcttcatgcgcttgacaccaatgtgaccaaggcggcagtgccacaagtatgtgggactatcgttatcaactttacatcttttggtattcacactatgaacatgtgtaacatcacgttcgagattcatcaaaaataaaccattgaccagcggggcatgaccataaaacatatctctcaaataaatagaacaaccattattctcggatttaaatgagtagccatctcgaattaaacgagatccagatacaatgttcatgctcaaagctggcactaaataacaattattgaggtttaaaactaatcccgtaggtagatgcagaggtagcgtgccgacggcgatcacatcgaccttggaaccattcccgacgcgcatcgtcacctcgtccttcgccagtctccgtttattccgtagttcctgttttgagttacaaatatgagcaaccgcaccggtatcaaatacccaggagctactacgagtactggtaaggtacacatcaattacatgtatatcacatatacctttggtgttgccggccttcttgtccgctaagtatttggggcagttccgcttccagtgaccacttcccttacaataaaagcactcagtttcaggcttgggtccattctttgacttcttcccggcaactggcttaccgggcgcggcaactcccttgccgtccttcttgaagttcttcttacccttgcccttcttgaacttagtggttttattcaccatcaacacttgatgttcttttctgatttccacctccgctgatttcagcattgaatatacctcaggaatggtcttttccatcccctgcatattgaagttcatcacaaagctcttgtagcttggtggaagcgactggaggattctgtcaatgaccgcgtcatccgggagattaactcccagctgggataagcggttgtgtaacccagacattctgagtatgtgctcactaacagaactattctcctccattttacagctgaagaacttgtcggagacttcatatctctcgacccgggcatgagcttggaaaaccattttcagctcctcgaacatctcatatgctccatgtttctcaaaacgcttttggagacccggttctaagctgtaaagcatgccgcactgaacgagggagtaatcatcagcacgctgctgccaagcgttcataacgtcttggttctctgggattggtgcttcacctagcggtgcttctaggacataatctttcttggctgctatgaggatgatcctcaggttccggacc
Protein-coding regions in this window:
- the LOC123164287 gene encoding serine--glyoxylate aminotransferase, which gives rise to MDYMNGPGRNHLFVPGPVNIPDQVIRAMSRQNEDYRSPAIPALTKTLLEDVKKIFKTTTGTPFLFPTTGTGAWESALTNTLSPGDRIVSFSLGQFSLLWIDQQQRLGFSVDVVESDWGYGADLGALESKLRTDSQHTIKAICIVHNETATGVTNDLHAVRKLLDAYRHPALLLVDGVSSICALDFRMDEWGVDVALTGSQKALSLPTGLGIVCASPKALEAAKTAKSVRVFFDWKDYLKFYKMGTYWPYTPSIQLLYGLRAGLDLLFEEGLDNVIKRHTRLGTATRLAVAAWGLKNCTAKEENFSDTVTAVVVPPYIDSSEIVKHAWKRYNLSLGLGLNKVAGKVFRIGHLGHLNELQLLGCLGGVEMVLKDIGYPVKLGSGVAAAAAYLSNSTPLIPSRI